TAAAAACGGTTATGTATAATAAAAAATTAGTTATTTATAATATATTATAATTCATAGCTTTATAATTCATAATTTTTTTCAATTAATAGCTTTTTAAACCATCCAGAAACATCTAAATCTTTAATTTCATTCATATACGCCCATTTCCAATCAATATGTTCATCACTTATAGCTATTTCTCCAGATATAATTTCAACATGCATTACTAATGCCACAGTCCGTTTATAAGAGAAATTTTCCTGAACTGCTCCCACTAAATCGCCAATTTTTATATTTAAATTTGTTTCCTCGACAAATTCTCTTATTAATGCATCATCAAAGTCTTCTCCAGGATCAACTTTGCCTCCAGGAAGTTCCCATCGATTAGGGTTTGTTTTTGAATTTGGATGTCTTTTTAAAATTAAAATTTTATCATTTTGTTTCAATAATCCTCTCATTGTCAATCCATATGGAATATCCATCAAATCATCCTCAAATTAATATTATTTCACTACTAATAAATTATAAATTATCTTTAATATATTTATTCTATATAATCTATATAATTTTATTATTAAATTATTATATTAAATTATTATTAAAAAAATTTTAAAATTGCATAAATAAAATATAAAACATAATTAAAGTAAACTAAAAATACCACTAAATATAATAAAGATATTCATTAGCTTATAACATGGTATAAATCATGGAACAAAAAGATGAATATTTAAAAAATAAAAATCTAGAAAAAGAACTTTTTTTAAATAATAAAACTTATTTAAATATTATATCAGACATTAAATCATCAAAACATCGCCAAAAAGCATTGCAAATATTTATGAAAGATGAAAATGTTAAAACTCCTTCAGAAATGTCTAAAATCCTTGGAATTGGTATGTCACACACAAGTAAAATTCTAAATGATTTAAAAACCCATGACCTTATAGTATGTATCAATGAAAAAGATAAGAAAAATAAAAAACATGAAATAACTAAGCTTGGAAGAAATATTGGAAAGATTATAATTAAATCATGATTGAACATAGAAAATCTTTAAATAATATATTTTATTATTTTTTAAATCTTATTATGTTTAAAACATACAAAAATTGAAACAGAGATTACTACCGGAGACATCCCCAAATGAAAATTAATGATGAATATTTAGAAGGATTATCTGCGATAAAGGCCTCAAAACAAAAACAACAAATTATAAAAGTTTTATCTGATCAAAGTATGAAAATTCCATCAGAAATAGGATATGCATTAGATTTAAAAACAAATCATATAAGTGTTAATCTTAGGGAATTGAAAGAAATGAATATTGTAAAATGCCTTAATGAAGAAAAGAAAAAAGGAAGATTATATTGCATAACAAATAAAGGAATGAATCTACTTGAATTCCTATAATACTTAATAATATACTTTATTTAACAAAAATTATATCTTTTATAATAAAATAAAACAAGCCATATTATAGTTCATGTCTATATTATACATATATTATTATATTTATATTATATCCAATTTATTGAATAAAATTAAATTTTTTTTAAATTAAACATAATATATCTATTCTATATTTAAATCGTATTAATTATTACACTAAATATAAATTGAATTGATATAAAAAGTAGCTATGAGTAAAAATAAGATATATATGATTTAATATTTTATATTTTATATGATTTTTTAAATATATAAAAATATAAAAGCAAAATCATATTTTCTACAAGTTCAATAAATTAATACAAGGAGAATTTAATGAAAAAATACGATGAAGAAATGGTAGACCTTCTAACCTATGTAAAACCATCAAAATATAGAAAAGATATATTAAAGGCCCTTGAAAATGAAAAATTAAAAATTCCTTCAGAAATAGCTATTGAAATCGGTACAATAACCAGCCATGTTAGTAGTCACCTTACTGGTTTAAAAGAAAGAAATCTTATAACATGCATTAATGAAAATGCAAGAAAAGGTAGATTATATCATATAACTTCAAAAGGAAAAGCTGTATTGAAACATCTGAAAACAAAAGAAAATATTGATAAAAAATAACAAACAATCTATAAAACAGAAAAAAATCAGAAAAACAAATAAAATAAAAAAATGATTAAAAATAAATAAAAAATAACAAATAAATAATTACAAAAATAATAATAAAAATAATAATAATTACAAAAATAACAAATGAAAATCATTTTTATTTTAATTTATCCATTAAACCAGATTTACGAGCATAATGGAATAGATATAATTGAACATATCCAGCATAATCTCCAAATTTTTCCATTCCAAATTCACGGACTTTATCAACAGAAATATCCTTATTATCAAAATAAAGATAAGAAACAATTCTTTTTATCCAAACATCAGAAGGAAAAGCTTCTTTAAAACCATATCCATAGAGAAGAATGCAGTCAGCTACTTTAGGCCCAACACCTGGAAGAGATAGAACTGTTTCAAATGCTTCTTCATATTTCATCTTAGGAAGTTCTATTAAATCTTCTTCAACACTTAGAATTTCACTAGTTTTTTTCATATAAGGAGCCCTATAACCTACACCACAGGCTTTAAGATTCTTTATACAGCATTCAATCTCAATAGATTTATTACGAGCTTCATACTCCTCAAAATCATCTTCATAAACTGACATGAGCAATGCAGGTGATGGAAATGTATAAAAAGTTCCAGAAGGAAAGTTTACGGGATTTCCCCATTTATCACGAATTTTAGCTATAGATTTAGTCCAACGAGCAATAGAATTATTAGCTGAAGCTATAGAGGAAACCATAGCCTCAAAAGGATCTTTAGCTAAAAACAAACGAAGACCCCTACAAAAATCAATAGCTGGTTTAAGTTTATCATCTTCAGCTAAATAGCTATAAAATTTATTAATATCAAAGTTTAGGTCAAAAATTCTAATTATTTCTTTTTCAATAGCTATTTCATCAATAGAACTATAATCATTATCACTAACACTATCACTTTTAGAAGATGAAAGTTCAAAATCAACATTTAATTTAGAAATATCATTTTGATAAGCTTTAACAAGAATCGGCACATTATCTACATAAATCATGTCACAATAACCAAATTCTATCTTTTTCCAAGGAGATTGTGAAGTTTGGCCTGATTCTTGGGTAAGTTTTAGGTCAATTGTTGAATCAATTTTCATGATTAAACCAAATATGCAATAATTAGATCATAATTCAATAATATATGACTATAATCTAACATTGACGCCTTTTTCTTTCAAATACTCTTTGACTATAGGTACAGGGTATTCATCAAAATGGAAAATACTAGCTGCAAGAGCTGCACTAGCATCAGCTATTTCAAAAGCATCAAGGATATCTTTAGGTTTTCCAACGCCACCAGAAGCTATCACAGGAATATCAACTGCATCATTAATAGCTTTTGTAAGTTCAAGATCATAACCAATTTCAGTTCCATCTCTGTCCATAGAAGTTAAGAGAATTTCACCAGCTCCACGTTCTTGACATTCTTGAGCCCAATCAATAGCATCAATACCAGTAAACTCACTTCCACCATAAATACTTGTGTCAAACCAACAATATCCATCCTTAGTCTCGATTATATTCTTTTCATCACTTTCTTTAGGATTATCAACATATCTTCTTTTTGCATCAATCCCCACTACACAAGCTTGAGTACCAACTACTTCAGATGCTTCATTGATAAGACTAGGATTATGGATAGCTGCAGTATTAGTAGAACATTTATCAGCTCCAGCTTTTAGCATATCAACATAATCATCAACTTTCCTAATTCCTCCACCAATACATATAGGAATAAATACATTTTCTGTTACAGCCTCTACTACATTTTTCATAGTAGCTCTTTTTTCCTTTGAAGCCGTGATATCAAGAAGAACAATTTCATCAGCACCTTGTTCATAATATTTATTAGCTAATTCCACTGGGTTTCCAGCGTACTTTATTTGTTTAAATTCAACTCCTTTAACAACACGACCTTCTGGAACTTGAAGATCACAGTCTAAACATGGAATAATCCTTTTTGTTAACATTACAATTCTCCTAAATTGAATTTTAAATTATTTTAATTTTAAACTATTTAAATTATTTTAAATTATTTTATATAATTTTATATAATTTATATTATTTTTAATATTATTTCTAGTAATATTTTAAATTCTAATATTATTTTTAATATTATTTTTGAATTAAATTTAATATTTTCAATATTATAAAATTATAAAATTATAAAGTTATAAAATTATTATATTATAATATTGTAAGATGAAATTTATTATAATTATTATCTATTTCATTATATTAATATTTATAAAAATTATAAATAATATATAAAAATACTATAAAAATACTGATAAGTACTGATAAATACTGAAAAATAAACTAAAAAATTATAAAAATATAACTAATAATTAAATTTAAATAAAATTAAATAAAATTAAATATATTAATTATTATATTAATCAAATCAATTAAAAATTAAATTAAATAATGTGGTGAGCATGGCTGAAAATAGTGAAAATAAAGATAAATTCAAATTTGAAAGAAAAGGATTAGACTTTCCGTTTTATAACAACAACCCTCATTTATCCAATGGAAAATGGATTATATTGACAATAGGTTTTTTAATAACTTTATTATTTGGTTTAATCCCAAAAGCAGGAATCCCCCAATACATATCTGAGTTTATTTACTTTTTAATTCCATTTGCAACTTTTTTTTATGTTGCTAATGGAAAATTAGGACTTATATGTAAAAAATTCCAAAAAAGCGACATATGGTTGATATTAGGAACTATAATTCTATATTTCGTATATTCACTTGTAATGGGTGTTCTATTAAAATCAATAGGTATTGTAGCACATACGAATCCTGCAATTAGTCATCTAGATAGTATCCTATTTTGGATAGCTTTCCCATTCCAAATATTCGGTGAAGAACTTATAAAAGTAATTCCTTTTATAATAGTTCTATTTTTAATATATAAATTTACAGGTCAACGAAAATTGGGAATCATTATAGCTACTTTAGTTTCAGTAATATTATTTGGAATATTGCATTATAATGCTTATGGAAGTATTATAACTGTAATTTTGATTCAAGGAATAGGTTCTATTATTATGTTATTCGTATATCTGAAGAGTAAAAATATTTTAGCATCTTATATAGTTCATTTAGCTACTGATACCATAATTTTCCTAGGAGCACTCAGTGCAGGGGCTGGATTTTTATTTTAATGTGAAAATTAGTTAAAAAATATATAAAAATTAACAAACACTGAAAAAATGAAAACTAGGTTGAAGGGATTTGAACTCCTAATCAGGATTTAAAATCCTTCAAAAACCTTATTATATCGATTTTAATTAAATTTTAATATAAATTTATAAAAGAATAAATAATATTATTTAATAAATAATACTATTTAGTATTATAATTTCAATAATTTTCTGCCTTTATTTCAAAGTATGCTTTTGGATATCCACATACTGGACAAATTTCTGGTGCAGATTCTCCTTCAATAATATATTCACAATTTCTACATTCCCAAACTGATACTTTTTGTTTTTTAAATACCTCATCATTTTTTAAATTGGCCAAAAGTTTTCTATATTTTGCTTCATGTTCCTTTTCAATTTGCCCTACCATTTCAAAAACATAAGAAATTTTGTCAAAACCTTCTTCTTCAGCTTCTTTTGCAAATTTATTATACTTAGTCCATCCATAATGTTCAACATCTGCTGCATCATCTAAATTAGTTGCTGTATCAGGTATTTCATCATTATGCAAAAGTTTAAACCATATTTTTGCATGTTCCCTTTCTTTTTCTGCAGTTTCAAGAAATAAGGCAGCAATTTGTTCATAACCTTCTTCTTTTGCTTTAGCTGCATAAAAAGTATATTTATTTCTAGATCGTGATTCTCCTGAAAAAGAATTCATTAAATTCTTCTCTGTTTTTGTCCCTTTTAAATCTGACATTTTAATTACCTCTAAATTATCTCTAAAATATTAATCTAAAATTATTTTTAATCTAAAAGATAAAAATCTAAAAGATAAAAATTCTAATTAAAAAACCTATAAATAAAAAAATACACCCCAAGAATACCTATAAATAAATAAAATATAATAATAAAATATAATAATAAAATATAATAATAAATATTATCTATTCAAGATTATATAAATTTAATTGTTTTTCCAATTCTAATGATTCTAAACTCTAATGATTCTAATTAATTTAGTGAAAATAAAGTTTTTAATTATTGTATGAATCAAATTATTTTTATCATATGATAATAAAAAATTATTTAAGCTATATTAACAAAACTAATAACTGATTATTTTTTAAATATCTAAAATAATTAATTAGCAACATTATATAAATGGGCCTGTGGTCTAGCCTGGAATATGACGGAGGACTTCGGATCCTCAGGTCAGGGGTTCAAATCCCCTCAGGTCCGCTTTATTATTACTTTTAAAATGAAAAAAATCTTTTATTTTACTAAAATAGAAAAATAAAAATAAAAAATATAAAATAGAAAATAAAAATATAAAATAGAAAATATATAATAGAAAATATAAGATAGAAAATAAAAAATAAAAAACAGATAAATGTAGTGGAAAAATAACTATATCATTACTCTTCTCTATCTATTGTTGCAACTGCACTTACTTTCTGTCCATCTTTTAATTTTATAAGTCTTGTACCTTGAGTAACACGATCACTAGAAGGTGTTTGTTCTAGTGGAAGTCTTATTACAATACCTTCTTCAGTTACTATTATTAAATCTTTATCACCATCAATAGCTTTAAGTGATATAAGATTTCCGGTTTTTTTGGTTTTCTTTAATGCCTTAACTCCTTTTCCTCCTCTATGAGTTAAACGATAGTCTTCAACATTTGTTCGTTTACCATAACCGTTTTCTGTTACTGTTAAGATTTGTTGGCCATCTTTAGTAATTTCACAGCTAACAACAATTCCTTCATCCATTCTTATTCCTATTAAGCCAGAAGCATTTCTTCCAGAAGATGAAACTTCTCTTTCATCAAAATGAATAGCTTTACCATTTGAAGATGCGAGGAAAATTTGATCATTTCCAGTAGTTTTTTTAACACTAATTAAAGAGTCATTTTCTTTCAGTTTAATAGCTATTTTCCCTGTTTTTCTAATTTTAGAAAATTCAGATAGTTTTGTTTTTTTAACTAAACCTCTTTCTGTAGCAAATAAACAATATTTAGATTTTTCTTCTTGGTTAACTTTTAATACACTAGTGACAATTTCTTCCTCATCTAAAGGCAATAAATTCACAATAGGCAAACCTTTTGATTGTCTTGAATAAATAGGGACTTCATATCCTTTTAAACGATAAACTTTTCCTTTATTTGTAAAGAACATTAAATAATCATGTGTGGTCATGTTAATCATATTTTCTACAAAGTCATCTTCATTTGTAGCCATACCTTTAACACCAACTCCAGCACGATTTTGTGTTCTATAAGTATCTTGCTTAATACTTTTTATATAGCCTTTATTGGTTAAAGTTATAATCATATTCTCAACAGGAATTAAAGATTCATCTTCAATAAATTCAGCACTAGATTTGTCGATAATAGTTCTACGAGGAGGTGCAAATTTATTTTTTACTTCTAGGAGTTCTTCTTTAATAATATTTAAAACTTTATCTTCAGAACCTAAAATTCCTTTAAGTTCTTCAATTAATTTTAAGATTTCGGTTAATTCATTACTAATCTTTTTCCTTTCTAATCCTGAAAGCCGTCTAAGTTGCATGTCTAGAATAGCTATACTTTGTTTTTCAGTTAAGTTAAATCGCTCATTGAATATTTTTTTTATTTCATCTACAGCATCTGTCTCTTTAATAATCTTTACTACAGCATCTATATTATCCAAAGCAATATTTAAACCTTCTAAAATATGTGCTCTTTTTTCTGATTTTTCTAAATCAAATTTAGTTCTTCTTATAACTATTGATTTTTGATATTGAACATAATGATTTATAATTTCAAGAAGATTCAGTCTTTTTGGCCTATTATTTACAAGCATCAAAAGATTGATACTATAATTAGATTGTAGCTGAGTTTTTTTATATAAATTATTTAATAAAACATTAACATTATATCCTTTTTTCACATCAATGACAATTCTTATTCCATCTAACGTAGATTCATCATTCAAGTTAGATATACCTTGAATTTGTTTGTCACGAACTAATTCAGCTATTTTAACGATTAAATTTGTTTTATTTAATTGATAAGGTATTTCTCTTATGATTAACTTGTGTTTTCCATTTTTTTCTTCAATATCAATTTTAGATTGTATTGTAATAGATCCTTTGCCCGTTGTATATGCTTTTTTAATCCCTGCATCTCCTAAAATTGAAGCTGCTGTTGGAAAATCAGGCCCTTTAATATAATCCATTAATTCAAGAACAGTTATATCCTGATTATCAATAAATGCAACACAACCATCTATTACCTCTCCTAAATTATGTGGAGGGATGTTTGTTGCCATACCTACAGCTATTCCTATACTTCCATTAACAAGAATATTAGGAAATCTTGAAGGTAAAACTACTGGCTCTTTTCTTTGGCCATCATAGTTATCTATAAAATCAACTGTGTTTTTATTAATATCTTTCAGCATTTCCATTGAAATTTTTGAAAGACGAGCTTCAGTATATCTGTATGCTCCTGCACCATCTCCATCAATTGAACCAAAGTTCCCATGACCATCAATGAGAGTATTACTATAAGTAAAATCTTGAGCCATCCTAACCATAGCTTCATAAATAGCTGAATCACCATGAGGATGGTAGTGACCCATAATAGCACCAACAGCATTAGCAGATTTTTGATGTTTTTTGCTAGGAAGCATACCCTCTTCAAACATAGTGTACAAAATACGCCTGTGAACTGGTTTTAAACCATCTCTAACATCAGGTATAGCACGTGAAATAATAACACTCATAGAATAATCTAAGAATGAATCTTTTACTTCAGAAGATATATTTACCCTAGTTACTTTATCAATATCATTCTCCATTTTATTCCTCAATTTTATTCATAAATTTCTTCTAATATAATAATTCTTCTAATTATAATGGAATATAATCATGATTATAAAACATAAATAAAAAAATTAAAAAATATTATAAATAATATTTTAAAACTTTATAAAGATACTAAAAAGATACTATAAAAATATCTATGAAATATCTATAAAAATACTTATGAAAATATTATAAAAATATTATAAAATATTATTAAAATTATAAAAATCCTATAATATATTCAAAAGAATTTATAAAAATATTAAACATCCGACTAAACATCCAAATTTCTAACATTCAATGCATTATCTTCAATAAATTTCCTTCTTGGAGCAACATCTTCCCCCATTAATATTTGGAAAGTTTCATCAGCTAAAATTGCATCATCTAACTCAATTTTAAGAAGATTTCTAGTTTTTATATCCATGGTAGTTTCTTTAAGTTCAATTGGGTCCATTTCACCCAATCCTTTCATTCTACTTATATCATACTTAGTTTTTTCACTTAAGTTATTAACATATTCATCAAGTTCTTCTTGATCTAAAACATATTTATTGGTTTTTCCATGAGAAATTTTAAACAAAGGTGGCTGAGCAGCATAAATATGACCATTTTCTACTAATGGTTCAAAATATCTGTAAAAGAATGTTAAAAGCAATGTTCTAATGTGAGCTCCATCAACATCCGCATCTGTCATGATTATAATCTTATTATATCTAAGTTTTTCAATATCAAACTCTTCTCCAACACCAGTACCAAATGCAGTTATTAAACTTCGAATTTCTTCATTAGCTAAAATTTTATCTAAACGAGATTTTTCAACATTTATTATTTTTCCACGAATTGGTAAAACAGCTTGTATTCTAGAATCTCTACCTTGTTTAGCTGGCCCTGCTGCAGAATTTCCTTCCACAATAAAAAGTTCACTTTCTTTCACATCTTTAGATGAACAATCTGTTAATTTTCCCCATTGAGTAGTGAGTTCTAATCCACCTTTTCGCCGAGTTAGTTCACGAGCTTTTTTAGCAGCTATTCTTGCTTTAGAAGCAGCCATTGCTTTTTCAACGATTATTTTAGCTTCATTTGGGTTCTCTAATAAGAATTTTCTAAATCCTTCTGAAAAAATACTTGATGCAATTTTTTTAACTTCAGAATTTCCTAGTTTTGTTTTTGTTTGACCTTCGAATTGTGGATTAGGATGTTTACAAGATATGATCATTGCTAAACCTTCTCTAACATCATCACCGATTAAAGGTTCATCTTTTTCCTTTAAAATTTTCTTATCTTTGGCATATCTTTTTATTTCTTTTGTTAAAGCTTGTTTAACTCCATCCTCATGAGTTCCACCCTCATGAGTATTAATATTATTGACAAAAGAATATATTAATCCAGAATAACTTTTATTATATTGTAATGCTACTTCAATAATAACCTCATCTATTTCACCTTCTACATCAACAATTTCTTTAGTAAGAGGCGTTTTATTCTTATTTAGCATTTTAACATATTCTTTTATTCCACCCTCATACATAAATTCTTCTTGAACTTTTTTATCTTCTCCCCTTCTTTCATCAGTCAAGATTATTTTGAGGCCTTTATTTAAAAATGCTAATTCTCTAAGCCGTGTTCTTAAAATATCATAATCAAATTCAGTAGTTTCTGTGAAAATTTCTGGATCAGGTCTAAAAGTTACTTCAGTACCACTTTTTTCCCCTTCATATTCCCCTATAACTTTTAATTTTTCAATGTCTTTTCCACCATTTTTAAAGCTCATTGAATAAATAGAACCATTTTGATAAACTTTAATTTCTAAAAAACTACTTAATGCATTAACAACACTAGCACCAACACCATGTAATCCACCAGAAACTTTATATCCACCTCCACCAAATTTACCTCCTGCATGTAAAACAGTGAATACAGTTTCAATAGTTGAAACTCCAGTTTTAGGATGTATTCCAGTAGGAATCCCTCTTCCATTATCAATAACTGTAATTGAATTATCTTTATTGATGAATACTTTTATAATATCAGAATAACCAGCTAATGCTTCATCAATAGAATTATCTACAATTTCCCAGACTAAATGATGAAGTCCTCGACTACTTGTTGATCCAATATACATTCCAGGACGTTTTCTAACAGCTTCCAAACCCTTTAATACTTTAATATCATTGTCATTATAGGTGCTTTCATTCATGTTTTCATTCATTTTTATCTTTTCCTTATTATGTAAAACTACTAATCATTAACTTACTATTTGTTTTATCATATATTAATAATTTAACATTTCTTAATCAAACTTTTGCATTTATTTTCTTCAAATAATTATTATAACAATTATTATAACATATATTTAAGATATTCATATTTTCAAATCTCAAATCATTTCCATATTCAATCATTTTTTAATTGTAAAAATTTTTTTATTTAAAATTTTAATTAAGAATTTTATTTTAATTTTAAGAATACAATTTTATTTTAGTGATTTAAACCATATAATTCTATCTATTTATTTTTTAAATAGAAATTTATCTATTTATTTTTTAATTAAAGCTTTTAATAATAGCTAATATATTTATAAAAATTTCATGAAAAAATATAAAATTTACAAAAAAATAAGAAATAATAAATAAGAAATAAAAAATAATAAAAATAATAAAATAATAAAATAATAAAATAATAGAAAATTAAGTGTGTAAATAGTTTATTTAAGCTTTTATTTCTGTTTTAAATGTTTAATTCTTCTAATGTTGAAAAATAAGAAGATTATTGCTAATATACAAAAGCCAAATCCAACTAAAAAGGGAGTGCTTGGTGAAATAGTTTCTCCCAAAAATCCTGCAAGGACTGGTGCAATAGCTGAACCTATGAAACGCAAGAAATTATATGCAGAAGATGTTGTTGAGCTATCAATTGGAGATCCATCCATGACTACAGTTGTTAGTAGAGTGTTTATATTACCTATTAAAATACCAGAAAGTGCTGTAGCTAATATCACTACCCATTGTATAGATGTGAATAATCCCATTATTAACAACAATATAGCAAATAAACTTACAATTAAATATAGTGATTTTATTGAACCTAACCTATTTCTAATCTTTGGAGCTATAATAACTGAATTAATAGCTAAAAATACACCCCAGCATAAAAATACTAATCCTATACCTTCAGCAGACAAATTTAATACAAATGGAGCATATGCCAATAATGTAAAAAACCCAAAGTTGTATAAGAAAGCAAAAAAACCAAATATTAATATATGTTTATGTTTCATTGCATGGATTGGATCCAATATAGAGGTTTCAGTATTTTTATGATGTTCAACTGATTCTTGTACTTGATCTTCAGTAGGAGAATGTTTTGGCATTAGAATAGTGATTAAAAGAAATGCTATAAACATTAAAAATCCAACACCAAAAAAGGGAAATCTCCAAGAAAAACCCCCTAATAATCCTCCGATTATAGGTCCGATTGATAATCCAAGTCCAATAGCTGCTTCATACATTATTATTGATTTTTTCACTTTATCTTTAGAAAATGATATTATTGTTGTTAAGGCAACAGCTATGAAAATAGCATTTCCAAGACCCCAACCACAACGAAGAACTATTATTTCCCAAACATTATGCCCTAAACCACAAAGCACAGCAAATATAGCTATTAAAGCTATCCCTGCAAGAAGTGTTATTTTAGTTCCTAATTTTCTATTTATAAAACCTGTAATAAGCATTGCAACAGCCATTATTGCATTATAACCAGAAAAAAGTAATGTAGCTTCAGTTTGACTCGCTCCAAGTTGAGAAGAAATAGCTGGTAAAATTGGATCTACAAGACCAAGTCCCATAAATGCTATTATACCTGCAAAAAATACAGCCCATACAACCATAGATGCTTTATTATTGTTATTATTATTTTTTGATTGATTATATTTTTTAATTTTATTTATTAAAATTACACACACCTTTTACAATTTAACAGAATATTTATAAAATATTTGTAAATAGTTTAAATATCAATAATTGATACCTCAACTATTTATTATTATAGATATAACCCACTTAAAGTTATAATCTTAAAATAATTTATTTAAGAAATTTATTTTAAATGTAAAAATAGCTTTTTCAAAAGAAAATCTAATTTATTTAACTCTGATTCAGAGAAAATAGAGCCAATATCACTATTATAATCAAATAAAATCTTTTCAGATTTTTTATATAATTGATCTCCTTTTTTTGTAATATAAATCAAAAATTCTCTTTTATCATCGGGAGACACTTTTCTTTTAACAAGCCCTTTTTCTTCAAGAGAATTTAAAATACGTGTAATAGCTGCATTATTTCTAAGAGAAATTTCAGCTAGATTTTTTTGGTTATAACCTTCCATTCTATGTATTCTAGCTAATGTAACCCATTGACTAAGAGAAATATTATATTCTTTAAGGATATTTTCCATTTCATTTCTCATTAAATGGTTAATCTTAGGAATTAACCACATAAGTCCTTTTTCATCCCTGAATTCGAATCTATCTTCCATATTTTCACTTTTAAAACAGCTAAATTTTTGATTGAATTAT
This genomic window from Methanobrevibacter sp. TMH8 contains:
- a CDS encoding NUDIX domain-containing protein codes for the protein MDIPYGLTMRGLLKQNDKILILKRHPNSKTNPNRWELPGGKVDPGEDFDDALIREFVEETNLNIKIGDLVGAVQENFSYKRTVALVMHVEIISGEIAISDEHIDWKWAYMNEIKDLDVSGWFKKLLIEKNYEL
- a CDS encoding MarR family transcriptional regulator produces the protein MEQKDEYLKNKNLEKELFLNNKTYLNIISDIKSSKHRQKALQIFMKDENVKTPSEMSKILGIGMSHTSKILNDLKTHDLIVCINEKDKKNKKHEITKLGRNIGKIIIKS
- a CDS encoding winged helix-turn-helix domain-containing protein, whose product is MKINDEYLEGLSAIKASKQKQQIIKVLSDQSMKIPSEIGYALDLKTNHISVNLRELKEMNIVKCLNEEKKKGRLYCITNKGMNLLEFL
- a CDS encoding transcriptional regulator, with the translated sequence MKKYDEEMVDLLTYVKPSKYRKDILKALENEKLKIPSEIAIEIGTITSHVSSHLTGLKERNLITCINENARKGRLYHITSKGKAVLKHLKTKENIDKK
- a CDS encoding DNA glycosylase — translated: MKIDSTIDLKLTQESGQTSQSPWKKIEFGYCDMIYVDNVPILVKAYQNDISKLNVDFELSSSKSDSVSDNDYSSIDEIAIEKEIIRIFDLNFDINKFYSYLAEDDKLKPAIDFCRGLRLFLAKDPFEAMVSSIASANNSIARWTKSIAKIRDKWGNPVNFPSGTFYTFPSPALLMSVYEDDFEEYEARNKSIEIECCIKNLKACGVGYRAPYMKKTSEILSVEEDLIELPKMKYEEAFETVLSLPGVGPKVADCILLYGYGFKEAFPSDVWIKRIVSYLYFDNKDISVDKVREFGMEKFGDYAGYVQLYLFHYARKSGLMDKLK
- the hisF gene encoding imidazole glycerol phosphate synthase subunit HisF produces the protein MLTKRIIPCLDCDLQVPEGRVVKGVEFKQIKYAGNPVELANKYYEQGADEIVLLDITASKEKRATMKNVVEAVTENVFIPICIGGGIRKVDDYVDMLKAGADKCSTNTAAIHNPSLINEASEVVGTQACVVGIDAKRRYVDNPKESDEKNIIETKDGYCWFDTSIYGGSEFTGIDAIDWAQECQERGAGEILLTSMDRDGTEIGYDLELTKAINDAVDIPVIASGGVGKPKDILDAFEIADASAALAASIFHFDEYPVPIVKEYLKEKGVNVRL
- a CDS encoding CPBP family intramembrane glutamic endopeptidase codes for the protein MAENSENKDKFKFERKGLDFPFYNNNPHLSNGKWIILTIGFLITLLFGLIPKAGIPQYISEFIYFLIPFATFFYVANGKLGLICKKFQKSDIWLILGTIILYFVYSLVMGVLLKSIGIVAHTNPAISHLDSILFWIAFPFQIFGEELIKVIPFIIVLFLIYKFTGQRKLGIIIATLVSVILFGILHYNAYGSIITVILIQGIGSIIMLFVYLKSKNILASYIVHLATDTIIFLGALSAGAGFLF
- the rbr gene encoding rubrerythrin, whose protein sequence is MSDLKGTKTEKNLMNSFSGESRSRNKYTFYAAKAKEEGYEQIAALFLETAEKEREHAKIWFKLLHNDEIPDTATNLDDAADVEHYGWTKYNKFAKEAEEEGFDKISYVFEMVGQIEKEHEAKYRKLLANLKNDEVFKKQKVSVWECRNCEYIIEGESAPEICPVCGYPKAYFEIKAENY